From a single Coriobacteriaceae bacterium genomic region:
- the ftsW gene encoding putative lipid II flippase FtsW, producing the protein MRPRLIFMACLFTLVCFGLLMVYSASSVEALHENGSATFFLFRQAAFAGVGVLAMVAIVRILPDSWFGEDVLRIFLIGMMGLLLLVFLVGSGSRGATRWLNIAGIQFQPSEFLKPFAIAYSAIMLDRFFSPGGNINEFLRKMGIYLGISLFLIFIQPDFGTVLIILLTLMCMALFAGLDPRFIIGVLIFGILVIVIALVAEPYRMVRIQVALNPWADEYGDGYQATLAIMAFASGGLFGRGIGNSTMKYSYLPEAHNDYILAIIGEEVGFVGTVLFFLVFAMLVYSAFRIAEQATDRRGALMASGSAVILAVQFLINALGILNVFPMTGKPLPFISYGGSSIIVSLMLAGLILRVSYESARRDEYDRRRESFAVMDESTAGVPHVRGERSSRNGFTVLDGSATEPAARPRQRTAPQGRPQRPSPRNAGGGYNRIDLNSDPSARLRTDD; encoded by the coding sequence ATGCGCCCCCGTTTGATATTCATGGCCTGCCTGTTTACCTTGGTGTGCTTTGGCCTGCTGATGGTGTACTCGGCGTCTTCGGTCGAGGCGCTGCACGAGAATGGCTCGGCGACGTTTTTTCTGTTTCGACAAGCCGCGTTTGCCGGAGTTGGCGTGCTGGCTATGGTTGCCATCGTGCGCATCTTGCCGGACAGTTGGTTTGGGGAAGACGTGCTCAGGATCTTCCTCATCGGCATGATGGGGCTACTGCTTCTGGTGTTCTTGGTGGGCAGCGGCAGCCGTGGCGCCACGCGCTGGCTCAACATCGCCGGTATTCAGTTCCAGCCTTCCGAGTTTTTAAAGCCATTTGCCATTGCGTATTCGGCCATCATGCTTGATCGTTTCTTTTCGCCCGGTGGCAACATCAACGAATTCCTTCGCAAGATGGGCATCTACTTGGGCATTTCGCTCTTTCTGATCTTTATCCAGCCCGATTTCGGTACTGTCCTGATCATCCTGTTGACCCTCATGTGCATGGCGTTGTTTGCGGGTCTCGACCCCAGATTTATCATCGGCGTGCTAATCTTCGGCATTCTCGTGATCGTGATTGCGCTTGTTGCAGAGCCGTACCGTATGGTGCGTATTCAGGTTGCCTTGAACCCTTGGGCCGACGAGTATGGTGACGGCTATCAGGCCACGCTTGCCATCATGGCCTTTGCCTCGGGCGGTCTGTTCGGCCGTGGCATCGGCAACTCAACCATGAAGTACTCGTATCTGCCCGAGGCGCACAATGACTACATCCTGGCCATCATTGGCGAGGAAGTCGGTTTTGTCGGAACCGTGCTGTTCTTCTTGGTGTTTGCGATGCTGGTCTACTCGGCGTTTCGCATTGCCGAGCAGGCGACCGATCGTCGGGGCGCGCTTATGGCGTCTGGCTCCGCGGTCATTCTCGCGGTGCAGTTTTTGATTAATGCGCTTGGCATCCTCAACGTGTTTCCCATGACGGGCAAACCGTTGCCGTTTATTAGCTACGGCGGTTCGTCGATTATTGTGTCGCTTATGCTTGCCGGGTTGATCCTGCGCGTTTCGTACGAGAGCGCCCGTCGCGATGAGTACGACCGTCGCCGCGAGAGCTTTGCCGTTATGGATGAGAGTACCGCCGGCGTGCCCCACGTGCGCGGCGAGCGATCTTCGCGTAACGGTTTTACCGTCCTGGATGGCTCTGCGACCGAGCCGGCAGCCCGCCCGCGTCAGCGAACGGCGCCGCAAGGTCGTCCTCAGCGCCCCAGCCCTCGCAACGCGGGCGGCGGATATAATCGAATCGATTTGAACTCGGACCCGTCGGCGCGTCTGCGTACCGACGACTAG
- the mraY gene encoding phospho-N-acetylmuramoyl-pentapeptide-transferase has protein sequence MFGNPSYPTYQAFLGLGIAAAIALLLMPWWIKLLKVEGIGQQVRADGPKRHLVKQGTPTMGGVVILVAISLTCLLMGKLTTELVLVLLATLATGVLGLIDDLTSVTHGRSLGLTPHAKMIGLTIICVTFTVLAVNWCGVAPEIRFPGGLTIDLGVLSTTICGLSFPWLYIVFCWLMIAGLSNAVNLTDGLDGLAGGTSMIAMLAMAAMAFLHGDVNLSIFCTACAGACLGFLWFNCYPASIFMGDTGSLALGAAFACTSIMTNTEVVSLIIGGLFIVETLSVMIQVVYFHFTHKRVFLMAPIHHHFEKKGWAETKVVIRFWIIAAAFGAVGLALFFQLG, from the coding sequence ATGTTCGGCAATCCCTCGTATCCAACGTATCAGGCTTTTTTGGGGCTTGGCATCGCCGCTGCCATTGCGCTGCTGCTCATGCCGTGGTGGATCAAGCTGCTCAAGGTCGAGGGTATCGGCCAGCAGGTTCGTGCCGACGGCCCCAAGCGTCATTTGGTTAAGCAGGGAACGCCCACCATGGGTGGTGTTGTCATTCTCGTCGCGATCTCGCTGACCTGCCTGCTGATGGGCAAGCTCACCACCGAGCTCGTGCTCGTGCTGCTCGCCACGCTGGCGACCGGCGTGCTGGGCCTGATCGACGACCTGACTTCCGTTACGCATGGGCGCTCGCTCGGTCTGACGCCTCATGCCAAGATGATCGGCCTAACCATTATCTGTGTCACCTTTACGGTACTTGCCGTCAACTGGTGCGGCGTCGCCCCCGAGATTCGTTTTCCCGGCGGCCTGACGATTGACCTCGGTGTTCTTTCGACCACCATCTGCGGCCTTTCGTTCCCGTGGCTCTACATTGTCTTTTGCTGGCTGATGATCGCCGGTCTTTCTAATGCCGTGAACCTGACCGATGGCCTTGACGGTCTTGCTGGTGGCACCTCCATGATTGCCATGCTCGCCATGGCTGCCATGGCGTTTTTGCACGGAGACGTGAACCTGTCCATCTTCTGCACCGCATGTGCCGGTGCCTGCTTGGGCTTTCTGTGGTTCAACTGCTATCCGGCGAGCATCTTTATGGGCGATACCGGCTCGCTTGCCCTGGGCGCCGCGTTTGCCTGCACGTCCATCATGACCAACACCGAAGTCGTTTCCCTCATCATCGGCGGCCTGTTTATCGTTGAGACCCTGTCGGTCATGATTCAGGTTGTCTATTTCCACTTTACGCACAAGCGCGTCTTCCTTATGGCGCCCATCCATCATCATTTCGAAAAGAAGGGCTGGGCCGAGACCAAGGTCGTCATCCGTTTTTGGATTATCGCTGCGGCCTTTGGTGCCGTTGGCCTTGCTCTGTTCTTCCAGTTGGGATAG
- the murG gene encoding undecaprenyldiphospho-muramoylpentapeptide beta-N-acetylglucosaminyltransferase translates to MTDKMTVAIAAGGTAGHINPALALAEELRDRGHHVVFVGQSRKLEGRLVPEAGFDFVPITVTGFDRSRPWTALTSLWRVNKAKRALASHFSKVGKPDAAIGFGAYVEVPLLGWCKGAGVPYLLHEQNSVPGLANKMMNSHAARVCISVPAARSVFEREGDPDHVLMTGNPVRRSVIEGDRARGRKALGVPEDATLLLVFGGSLGAQHLNERVASLKNELLSRKNLYVLHSTGADGFEETERALALTPEEAKRYRVQPYIDNMGDMLAAADLVLSRSGASSVAEIAALAVPSVLVPYPHATADHQTTNARYLVDAGAGVLCADADIDGSAFADELLHLVDDAAARDAMRQAARGLAQDRAAALLADAVEGLR, encoded by the coding sequence ATGACCGATAAAATGACCGTTGCTATTGCAGCCGGCGGCACGGCCGGGCACATCAACCCCGCGCTCGCCTTGGCCGAAGAGCTGCGTGACCGTGGCCACCACGTTGTGTTCGTGGGCCAGTCGCGCAAGCTCGAGGGTCGTCTGGTCCCCGAGGCTGGGTTTGATTTTGTGCCCATTACGGTCACGGGCTTCGACCGCTCCCGTCCTTGGACGGCGCTGACCTCGCTGTGGCGTGTCAACAAAGCCAAGCGTGCGCTCGCCAGTCATTTCTCAAAGGTCGGCAAGCCCGATGCCGCCATTGGTTTTGGTGCCTATGTCGAGGTTCCGCTGCTGGGGTGGTGCAAGGGCGCGGGCGTTCCGTATCTGCTGCATGAGCAGAACTCTGTTCCGGGCCTGGCCAACAAGATGATGAACTCCCACGCCGCCCGCGTGTGCATCTCGGTGCCGGCAGCGCGTTCGGTCTTTGAGCGCGAAGGTGACCCTGACCACGTGCTCATGACCGGCAACCCCGTACGTCGCTCGGTGATCGAGGGCGATCGCGCTCGCGGCCGCAAGGCACTTGGCGTTCCCGAGGACGCTACGCTGCTGCTCGTCTTTGGCGGTTCACTTGGCGCCCAGCACCTCAACGAGCGTGTGGCTTCGCTCAAAAACGAGCTGCTTTCGCGCAAGAACCTCTATGTGTTGCATTCGACGGGTGCCGACGGCTTTGAGGAGACCGAGCGCGCTTTGGCGCTGACGCCCGAGGAGGCGAAGCGTTACCGCGTCCAGCCTTACATCGACAACATGGGCGATATGCTGGCTGCTGCCGATTTGGTGCTCTCGCGTTCGGGCGCATCGAGCGTGGCCGAGATCGCTGCACTCGCCGTGCCTTCGGTGCTCGTGCCGTACCCGCATGCGACGGCCGACCACCAAACCACCAATGCCCGTTATCTGGTCGACGCTGGGGCCGGCGTGCTCTGCGCCGATGCCGATATCGACGGTTCTGCCTTTGCCGATGAACTGCTGCACCTGGTCGATGACGCGGCGGCGCGCGACGCCATGCGTCAGGCGGCGCGTGGTCTGGCCCAGGATAGGGCCGCCGCTCTTCTGGCGGATGCGGTAGAGGGTTTGCGTTAG
- the murD gene encoding UDP-N-acetylmuramoyl-L-alanine--D-glutamate ligase encodes MPLADVFSLLVLGQGKSGLDVARWALAHPERVSAVTVYGGGTSEPNDATRALEAAGAAFVYGTEQVEGVYDVCVTCPGISEFSGFFKAGREHAAQIMGEPEFAYRLSPDNWIAITGTNGKTTTTSLTDYLLKAAGEASVAVGNIGEPPVNEIDGRAHNEWFVAELSSYQIATTTELHPRVAVLLNITPDHLGWHKSHKNYALAKIKLFANMVDDDLVVVDVEDAGIHEFDEYIYTPGRRICKVAFDEPEGEDAAFVRDGKMIVRLKGVETPLIATSELKISGHHNVINALCAATAALAVGADVDGVCRGLASFQPLEHRVEPCGEIDGVRYVNDSKATNTDAVEKALTAFPDDDVILLLGGHDKGTPLTDFARVVMDNVRSVVCFGDARERFTAAMDEADVDGDVDIAQADDLRDAVDVARSLSSRGDVILLSPACSSFDEFSGYEERGRVFKDYVAQLAAAAKSQME; translated from the coding sequence ATGCCTCTTGCTGATGTCTTTAGCCTGCTCGTTTTGGGTCAGGGCAAATCCGGTCTCGATGTCGCCCGCTGGGCGCTGGCGCATCCCGAGCGCGTGAGCGCCGTTACCGTGTATGGCGGCGGCACCTCTGAGCCCAATGACGCCACGCGTGCGCTCGAGGCTGCTGGTGCGGCGTTTGTCTATGGGACCGAACAGGTCGAGGGCGTCTATGACGTATGCGTGACGTGCCCGGGCATCTCGGAGTTCTCGGGCTTCTTTAAGGCCGGGCGCGAGCATGCCGCCCAGATTATGGGTGAGCCCGAGTTTGCCTATCGCCTGTCACCCGATAACTGGATTGCCATCACGGGCACCAACGGCAAGACGACCACCACGTCGCTGACTGATTATCTGCTCAAGGCTGCCGGCGAGGCCAGTGTAGCTGTCGGCAACATCGGCGAGCCGCCGGTCAACGAGATTGACGGCCGAGCCCATAACGAGTGGTTTGTGGCCGAGCTCTCGAGCTATCAGATTGCTACGACCACCGAGCTCCACCCCCGCGTGGCGGTGCTGCTCAACATCACTCCCGACCACTTGGGCTGGCATAAGAGCCATAAGAACTACGCGCTTGCCAAGATTAAACTGTTTGCCAATATGGTCGATGACGATCTGGTGGTTGTCGACGTCGAAGACGCCGGCATTCACGAGTTCGATGAGTACATCTACACGCCGGGTCGTCGCATCTGCAAGGTTGCCTTTGACGAGCCTGAGGGCGAGGATGCCGCCTTTGTGCGCGATGGCAAGATGATCGTGCGCCTGAAGGGCGTCGAGACCCCGCTCATCGCTACATCCGAGCTCAAGATCTCGGGCCATCACAATGTTATCAATGCCCTGTGCGCTGCCACGGCTGCCCTGGCAGTCGGTGCCGATGTCGATGGCGTCTGCCGCGGTCTGGCCTCGTTCCAGCCGCTCGAGCACCGCGTGGAGCCGTGTGGCGAGATTGACGGCGTGCGCTACGTCAACGATTCCAAGGCGACCAACACCGATGCGGTCGAGAAGGCACTGACGGCATTTCCCGATGACGACGTGATCTTGCTGCTCGGCGGCCACGATAAGGGCACGCCGCTCACGGACTTCGCACGCGTTGTTATGGATAACGTACGCTCGGTCGTCTGCTTTGGCGATGCGCGCGAGCGCTTCACCGCCGCTATGGACGAGGCCGATGTCGATGGCGATGTGGATATCGCCCAGGCGGATGACCTGCGCGATGCCGTGGACGTCGCCCGTTCGCTGTCGAGCCGTGGTGACGTGATCTTACTTTCTCCTGCCTGTTCTTCGTTCGATGAGTTCTCGGGCTATGAGGAGCGCGGCCGCGTGTTTAAGGACTATGTGGCCCAGCTTGCCGCTGCGGCGAAATCGCAAATGGAATAG